A genomic window from Nicotiana sylvestris chromosome 11, ASM39365v2, whole genome shotgun sequence includes:
- the LOC138881971 gene encoding uncharacterized protein, whose product MTGSENSVESERTAHQMLKEAMANIEKMRLEMNEMQLAMAKVQKGPESLVTPTPPPGHTPEYPSPGPSISFPSYHYYQGRDAYNPQAPPPNQNPPPLNVLVFVAPPPATLQRLSSEPLFQVHDTQYFPPEPTFKAPEPYTYTPQFGIPEEAEKPVKNIEHEEVIRKVKSLEQSFRNMHGLGHQVSVAYKDLCPFSDVQLPAGFKMPKFDLYEGHGDPVAHIRGFCSKMRGDGGKDELLIAYFGQSLSGSALECLRRSPGRTSGNLGSGGENRQPKLILQ is encoded by the exons atgactggctcagaaaatagtgttgagtcggaaaggaCGGCacatcaaatgctgaaggaggcgatggccaatatagaaaaaatgagattggaaatgaatgaaatgcagctagccatggctaaggtGCAAAAGGGGCCCGAGTCACTCGTCACTCCTACTCCCCCAccgggacacacgccggaatacccttcccCCGGCCCTTCAATAAGTTTCCCAAGCTACCACTACTATCAGGGGAGAGATGcatataatccccaagctccgccacccaatcagaaccctccaccaCTAAATGTTcttgtctttgtggcacctcccccggCCACATTACAAAGATTGTCTAGTGAACCACTGTTCCAagttcacgacacccaatattttcCTCCTGAACCCACTTTTAAAGCTCCTGAACCATACACATATACACCCCAATTTGGGATCCCGGAGGAagctgagaaaccggttaagaacaTAGAACATGAGGAGGTGAttcgaaaggtcaaaagcctggagcaatccttcaggaacatgcacgggttaggccaccaggtcagcgtggcctacaaggatctatgccctttctcTGACGtccaattgccggcagggttcaagatgcccaagttcgatttatacgaagggcatggcgatcctgtGGCACATatacgaggtttttgtagcaagatgagaggagatGGTGGCAAAgacgagctgctgatagcttactttggccaaagCTTAAGTGGGtcagcactggaatg tttgagaagaagcccggggagaACTTctgggaatttgggttccggtggagagaacaggcaaccaaagttgatcctccaatga